In Planctomycetia bacterium, the genomic window CGATCGGCGTCATGCTGCCGCTGAGGCGCAACGTGGGCGGCTGACCGACTTGGATGTGAAGATCGGAGGCTCCTTGTTCGACCATCAGGTCGAGCAGGTCGTTCATTTCGTAGCTCATGGTGGTCGTTTAAGTCTGCTGGGAAGGACCGCGAAAGAGCTGGGGCCCGTCAGCTTGCATCGCCGACCGTGATCGAGACGACCTCTTCAATAGTGGTCAAACCCGCGGTGACTTTGCGGGTGCCATCTTCACGCATGGTCCGCATGCCAAGCGATCTCGCTTTGTCGCGCAGGCGGGCCGTACCCGCATTTTCATAAAT contains:
- a CDS encoding type IV pili twitching motility protein PilT, with amino-acid sequence MSYEMNDLLDLMVEQGASDLHIQVGQPPTLRLSGSMTPI